The genomic region TTCTTCAATAATTTTTTGAAGCACTTCTTCTTTGTTATAATGAACGCCGGTAATTGATTTTAAGGAAGATGCATTGGTAACACCTTTGAAATCGGTTTGGTTTAAATTGAGCCCCACCCCGATAATGCACGCAGTCATTTCTCCATTCTGAATCACACTTTCAATTAAAATTCCGCATATTTTACTATTCACTGACAAAATGTCGTTAGGCCATTTAATTTTCAATTGTGGGATTGTGAAGTATTTCAAGGCATCGTAAATAGCTAAAGACACAGCCATACTCAAATAAAACTGCTCGCTTTTGTGCAAATATTTAATACGTTTAAACACGCTAAAAGTGAGGTTTTTCCCCGGCTCCGACACCCAAGTGGTTCCCATTTGCCCCCGGCCTTTATCTTGGCGCTCGGTCATCACCACAGTATAATCTTTTACTTCTTGGTGTTGTGCCAGTTGCCTTAAAAAAGAGTTTGTAGAATCGGTGGCATCAAGTTTGATTAAATTCATATAGAATTACTACATTAAATATGTAATGTTATGTTAATTTGAACCATTTTGAATAGTTAAAAAACTAAAAAAATAATAACTTTGTGAAAATAAAAATTTTTAATGGCAAAAACGAATAGTAGCGCAGATCAATTAATAACATTTATCTTAAAAGGGATTGAAGAGGTTAAGGGAAAAGATGTAAATATTTTAGACTTAAGAGATATTGAGAATACGGTTTGCGATTACTTCATAATCTGTAACGGTACTTCAAATACGCAGGTAAACGCCATCGTAAATTCCATTCAGAAAATAGTAAGCCGTGAGGCTAAAGACAAACCTTGGCATGTAGAAGGAACCGACAATGCCGAATGGGTACTTATGGACTACGTGAATGTGGTTGTGCATGTTTTTCAAAAACATGTACGCGAATATTACGATATTGAAGGATTATGGGGCGATGCAAAGGTAACCGCTATTTCTAATTAATAACTTGCAGTTTTCTCAAGATTTAGATTCAAGCAGTTGAAATAAATAATTAAACTTTTTCGATTCAAAAGTTTCGAAATATAATGCCTTTCACGGCGGAACAAGAACAAGAATTAATGGCAAAAGAAAATAACAATAATACAAGTCCTAAAAAACCAAAATTTAGCTCTTACTGGATATACGGTGCTATTTTGGTTATTATTATAGGTATGCAATTTTTTTCGGGAGGAAGTAGCTGGCAAACACCGCCAGATATTACACCTGCAAAACTTCAAGAGTTTTTAAAGGATGGTGATGTTAGTAAAATTCAGATTATTACCAACACGAGGCAAGCGAAAGTTTTTTTAACGAAAGAAGCGCAACAGAAAGACATCCATAAAAACGCGCTTAGCAAATCGCTAATACCATCTTCTACACAGGTACCCCAGTACCAATTAAAGTATGGGGACTTGCAGAACTTCGAAAACGATATTAACAATACCATTAGCGAAGACAATCTTGCGGCTTCCGTAGAATACGAGCAAGAGTCGAATCTTTTTGGGGAACTGTTGTTTTCCATTCTTCCTTTTGTAGTGATCATTGGTATTTGGATATTTTTAATGAGAAGAATGTCTGGCGGAGCTGCAGGAGGTGCTGGCGGACAGATTTTCAATATCGGAAAATCGAAAGCGCGCTTGTTTGACGAAAAAACCGATATGAAGGTAACCTTTAAAGATGTTGCTGGATTGGAAGGTGCTAAAGAAGAGGTTCAGGAAATTGTAGATTTTCTTAAAAACCCGGAAAAATATACTTCCTTGGGAGGTAAAATCCCTAAAGGAGCCTTATTAGTAGGGTCTCCAGGTACTGGTAAAACACTTTTGGCAAAAGCAGTTGCTGGAGAGGCAAAAGTCC from Galbibacter sp. BG1 harbors:
- a CDS encoding biotin--[acetyl-CoA-carboxylase] ligase translates to MNLIKLDATDSTNSFLRQLAQHQEVKDYTVVMTERQDKGRGQMGTTWVSEPGKNLTFSVFKRIKYLHKSEQFYLSMAVSLAIYDALKYFTIPQLKIKWPNDILSVNSKICGILIESVIQNGEMTACIIGVGLNLNQTDFKGVTNASSLKSITGVHYNKEEVLQKIIEETKKYEDWVAGRELFKIKEKYEKYLFRRDKPSTFKLQNGQLIMGFIKGVAQNGCLQILMEDEILKEFDLKELKLLY
- the rsfS gene encoding ribosome silencing factor, producing MAKTNSSADQLITFILKGIEEVKGKDVNILDLRDIENTVCDYFIICNGTSNTQVNAIVNSIQKIVSREAKDKPWHVEGTDNAEWVLMDYVNVVVHVFQKHVREYYDIEGLWGDAKVTAISN